One region of Quercus lobata isolate SW786 chromosome 2, ValleyOak3.0 Primary Assembly, whole genome shotgun sequence genomic DNA includes:
- the LOC115974056 gene encoding cytochrome P450 71D8-like, translating to MSMMFQLPSFTSLLTCFFFLLVVAYWKRYNKARGAILKSPPGPWKLPLIGNLHQLIGSGSLPHSSLRDLAKKHGPVMQLQLGQVSALIISSPEAAREVLKTHELCFAQRPDFFVSEFVSYDYSGILVSKYGDYWRQMRKICASELLNAQRVQSFRSIREEEVWNLIETISSSNGLPVNLSKNLFSMTNSVISRAAFGEKCKGQDEFISLMKKILEFASGFNVPDLYPSFKFIASINGMKTTLKRLHQKRDNILQDIIDDHKMNMITTSIINAPSCKKDLVDVLLKLQKSSDLNFELTAKHIKAIILDIYLAGGETGATTLEWTMSELQRNPKVMEKAQAEVRKVLEGKRKIEDTDIQKLDYVKSVVKESLRLHPPATLIARECRERCNINGYDILTKTKVLVNVWALGRDPDYWVNADRFQPERFYGSSVDFKGNYFEFLPFGAGRRMCPGITFGIATVELALTQLLYHFDWKLPNEVKPEELDMTESLGGTCRRKNDLYLIATPRIPFLI from the exons ATGTCCATGATGTTCCAGTTGCCATCTTTTACTTCACTTCTTACTtgtttcttcttccttttggtGGTGGCATATTGGAAGAGATATAATAAGGCCCGAGGTGCCATCCTGAAGTCACCACCAGGGCCGTGGAAGCTTCCTCTTATAGGGAATTTGCATCAATTGATTGGCTCAGGATCACTGCCTCATTCTTCCTTGAGAGATTTAGCAAAGAAACATGGACCTGTTATGCAGCTACAGTTGGGTCAGGTTTCGGCCTTGATCATTTCATCACCAGAAGCAGCTAGAGAGGTATTGAAAACACATGAACTTTGTTTTGCGCAAAGACCTGACTTTTTTGTGAGTGAATTTGTCTCATATGATTATTCAGGCATTCTTGTCTCTAAATATGGCGATTACTGGAGACAAATGAGAAAAATTTGTGCTTCGGAACTCCTAAATGCTCAGCGAGTCCAGTCATTTAGATCAATAAGAGAAGAAGAGGTATGGAATCTCATTGAAACTATTTCTTCGTCCAATGGGCTTCCAGTAAATCTTAGCAAGAATTTATTCTCCATGACAAATAGTGTAATTTCAAGGGCAGCATTTGGAGAAAAGTGCAAAGGTCAAGATGAGTTCATATCTCTGATGAAGAAGATATTGGAGTTTGCTTCAGGCTTTAATGTGCCAGATTTGTATCCTTCATTTAAGTTTATTGCTTCAATCAATGGTATGAAGACTACCTTGAAGAGATTACACCAAAAGAGGGACAACATTCTTCAGGATATAATTGATGATCATAAGATGAATATGATAACCACTAGCATTATCAATGCCCCTTCATGCAAAAAAGATCTTGTTGATGTGCTCCTAAAACTTCAGAAGTCGAGTGACCTCAACTTTGAGTTAACAGCCAAACACATCAAAGCTATCATTTTG GACATCTACCTCGCTGGGGGTGAGACTGGAGCAACAACCTTAGAATGGACCATGTCAGAGTTGCAAAGAAACCCAAAGGTAATGGAGAAGGCACAAGCTGAAGTGCGCAAGGTCTTAGAAGGAAAGAGGAAAATTGAAGATACAGACATCCAAAAGTTAGATTATGTGAAATCAGTTGTCAAAGAAAGTTTACGATTACATCCTCCTGCAACCTTAATTGCAAGAGAATGTAGGGAAAGATGTAATATAAATGGATATGACATCCTTACTAAGACCAAAGTCCTTGTTAATGTGTGGGCATTAGGGAGAGATCCAGATTATTGGGTCAATGCTGATCGCTTTCAACCAGAGAGGTTTTATGGTTCTTCTGTTGATTTTAAAGGGAATTACTTTGAGTTCCTTCCATTTGGGGCAGGAAGGCGGATGTGTCCAGGCATAACATTTGGTATTGCAACTGTTGAACTTGCACTTACTCAATTGTTGTACCACTTTGATTGGAAACTACCAAATGAGGTTAAACCAGAAGAACTTGATATGACTGAGAGTTTAGGAGGAACCTGTCGGAGAAAGAATGATTTGTATTTAATTGCCACTCCTCGTATTCCTTTCCTCATTTAG
- the LOC115974060 gene encoding premnaspirodiene oxygenase-like — protein sequence MDNLSRRGVNVEAVPSFTSILTCVFFLLVLVAYWKRNKARSAILKSPPGPWKIPLIGNLHQLITSGSLPHSSLRDLAKKHGPVMQLQLGEVSAVIISSPEAARQVLKTHELCLTQRPDFYVSEFLSYDYLGILASPYGDCWRQMRKICVLELLNAQRVHSFRSVREEEVWNLIDTLSSSNGLPINLSKNIFTMTNSVTSKAAFGEKCKGQDEFISLVKEIMVLSSGFNVPDLYPSLKFVASINGMKTTLKRLHRKRDNILQDIIDDHNMNMITASTTNDSSCKEDLVDVLLKLQKSSDLKFEITTKHIKAVTSEICLAGGETAATTLEWAMSELLRNPKVMEKAQAEVRKVLEGKRKIEYTDIQKLDYVKLVVKETLRLHPPATLIPRGCRERCEINGYDIPTKTKVIVNVWALGRDPDYWVDADCFQPERFHGSSVDFKGNDFEFLPFGAGRRMCPGITFGIAIIELALAQLLYHFDWKLPNEVKPEELDMTENFGSTCRRKNDLYLNVTPRIPFLMETCSQ from the exons ATGGACAATTTATCTAGGCGTGGTGTTAATGTTGAAGCA GTACCGTCTTTTACTTCAATCCTTACCTGTGTCTTCTTCCTTTTGGTACTGGTGGCATATTGGAAGAGAAATAAAGCCCGAAGTGCCATCCTGAAGTCACCACCAGGGCCGTGGAAGATTCCTCTTATAGGGAACTTGCATCAATTAATTACCTCAGGATCATTACCTCATTCTTCCTTGAGAGATTTAGCAAAGAAGCATGGACCTGTTATGCAGCTACAGTTGGGTGAGGTATCGGCTGTGATCATTTCATCACCAGAAGCAGCTAGACAGGTACTGAAAACACATGAACTTTGTTTGACGCAAAGGCCTGACTTTTATGTGAGTGAATTTCTCTCATATGATTATTTAGGCATTCTTGCCTCTCCCTACGGCGATTGCTGGAGACAAATGAGAAAAATTTGTGTATTGGAACTCCTAAATGCTCAGCGAGTTCACTCATTTAGATCAGTAAGAGAAGAAGAGGTATGGAATCTTATTGATACTCTTTCTTCGTCCAACGGGCTTCCCATCAATCTCAGCAAGAATATATTCACCATGACAAATAGTGTAACTTCTAAAGCAGCATTTGGAGAAAAGTGCAAAGGTCAAGACGAGTTCATATCTCTGGTTAAGGAGATAATGGTGCTTAGTTCAGGTTTTAATGTGCCAGATTTGTACCCTTCACTTAAATTTGTTGCTTCAATCAATGGGATGAAGACTACCTTGAAGAGACTACACCGAAAGAGGGACAACATTCTTCAGGATATCATTGATGATCATAATATGAACATGATAACCGCTAGCACCACCAATGACTCCTCATGCAAGGAAGATCTTGTTGATGTTCTCCTAAAACTTCAGAAGTCGAGTGACCTCAAATTTGAGATCACAACCAAGCACATCAAAGCTGTCACTTCG gaaaTCTGCCTTGCAGGGGGTGAGACTGCAGCAACAACCTTAGAATGGGCAATGTCAGAGTTGCTAAGAAATCCAAAGGTAATGGAGAAGGCACAAGCTGAAGTGCGCAAGGTCTTAGAAGGAAAGAGGAAAATTGAATATACAGACATTCAGAAGTTAGATTATGTGAAATTAGTTGTTAAAGAAACTTTACGATTACATCCTCCTGCAACCTTAATCCCAAGGGGATGTAGGGAGAGATGTGAAATCAATGGATATGACATACCTACTAAAACCAAAGTTATTGTCAATGTGTGGGCTTTAGGGAGAGATCCAGATTATTGGGTTGATGCCGATTGCTTTCAGCCAGAGAGGTTCCATGGTTCTTCTGTTGATTTTAAAGGGAATGACTTTGAATTCCTTCCATTTGGGGCTGGAAGAAGGATGTGTCCAGGCATAACATTTGGTATTGCAATTATTGAACTTGCACTTGCTCAATTGCTATATCACTTTGACTGGAAACTACCAAATGAAGTCAAACCAGAAGAACTTGACATGACTGAGAATTTTGGATCAACCTGTAGGAGAAAGAATGATTTGTATTTAAATGTTACTCCTCGTATTCCCTTTCTTATGGAGACATGTAGTCAATAG
- the LOC115974059 gene encoding exosome complex exonuclease RRP42-like: MEYNIPTIFEPVPQAELGKLSSLQPDKGKVAIHVDCSPTAAPMFEGRGGEELSTELSVALQHCLLDAKSLKVELSRELTVNRKGHICGLTKRGGAGLDPSVILDMMSVVEHVSEQLINKLDSEIAAAEAGEEES; this comes from the exons ATGGA ataCAATATTCCAACAATTTTTGAGCCAGTTCCTCAG GCTGAACTTGGAAAGCTAAGTTCATTGCAACCTGACAAAGGAAAGGTTGCCATTCATGTTGATTGCAGTCCAACCGCAGCACCAATGTTTGAG GGCAGAGGGGGTGAGGAGTTGTCCACGGAACTCTCAGTTGCTCTTCAGCATTGTCTCTTGGATGCTAAAAGCCTAAAAGTGGAGCTG TCTAGAGAGCTGACTGTTAACAGGAAAGGGCATATTTGTGGGCTGACTAAACGAGGTGGTGCAGGCCTGGATCCAAGCGTCATTCTTGATATGATGTCTGTGGTAGAACATGTAAGTGAGCAGCTAATAAACAAATTGGATtctgagatagctgctgctgaaGCTGGGGAAGAAGAATCATGA